The following are encoded together in the Halomonas halophila genome:
- the alaS gene encoding alanine--tRNA ligase yields the protein MKSADIRQAFLSYFEEQGHTIVPSSSLVPSNDPTLLFTNAGMVPFKDVFLGRDPRPYVRATSAQRCVRAGGKHNDLDNVGYTARHHTFFEMLGNFSFGDYFKRDAIRFAWTFLTEVLGLPKEKLWVTVHVSDDEAERIWKDEIGVDPERFSKLDEDNFWQMGDTGPCGPSSEIFFDHGAEVWGGPPGSPEEDGDRYIEIWNLVFMQFDRDAAGEMHPLPKPSIDTGMGLERIAAVMQGVHSNYEIDLFQNLLEAAARATGHDDTSTPSLRVIADHIRSCAFLITDGVLPSNEGRGYVLRRIIRRAVRHGHKLGAQGRFFHKLVGALDAEMGEAYPELREARHQIERVLLKEEEQFARTLDHGMGLLEEALAGLEGDTLPGETVFKLYDTYGFPYDLTADVCRERGVTLDEAGFERELEAQRERARAASQFGAAYEASLDLEGETDFTGYERLEDQAAVTAIVDREGNPLDGLEVEQRGMVVLDRTPFYAESGGQVGDTGYLEFDGGRFLVTDTQKQSGHHLHHGVLLEGALAVGDAVTPRVDASLRAASVRNHSATHLMHEALRIVLGEHVEQKGSLVTPERLRFDFSHFEPVTAEQLAEIERLVNEQVLANADTRIEHMTLDEAKAKGAAALFEAKYADSVRVLTIGADDFSIELCGGTHVRRSGDIGCFHIVSEAGVASGVRRIEAITGEAALAYFREQEARVSRIGERLKAKPEQVEERVESLVERNRGLEKELERLKAKLASAAGNDLLDEAREVKGVKVLAKRLEGVSGKELRGMLDQLKNKLGSGIVVLGVADEAAGKVSLIAGVTDDLTARVKAGALVNHVAGQVGGKGGGRPDMAQAGGSDAAALPAALESVPAWVEEAL from the coding sequence ATGAAAAGCGCAGACATCAGACAGGCCTTTCTGAGTTACTTCGAGGAGCAGGGCCACACCATCGTGCCGTCCAGCTCCCTGGTGCCGAGCAACGACCCGACCCTGCTGTTCACCAACGCCGGGATGGTGCCGTTCAAGGACGTTTTCCTCGGCCGCGACCCGCGTCCCTACGTCCGTGCCACCTCGGCCCAGCGCTGCGTGCGCGCCGGCGGCAAGCACAACGACCTCGACAACGTCGGCTACACCGCCCGCCACCACACCTTCTTCGAGATGCTGGGCAACTTCAGCTTCGGCGACTACTTCAAGCGCGACGCCATCCGCTTCGCCTGGACCTTCCTCACCGAGGTGCTGGGGCTGCCGAAGGAGAAGCTGTGGGTCACCGTGCACGTCAGCGACGACGAGGCCGAGCGCATCTGGAAGGACGAGATCGGCGTCGATCCGGAGCGCTTCTCCAAGCTCGACGAGGACAACTTCTGGCAGATGGGCGACACCGGCCCCTGCGGCCCCAGCTCCGAGATCTTCTTCGATCACGGCGCCGAGGTCTGGGGCGGCCCTCCCGGCAGCCCCGAGGAGGACGGCGACCGCTACATCGAGATCTGGAACCTGGTGTTCATGCAGTTCGATCGCGACGCGGCCGGCGAGATGCATCCGCTGCCCAAGCCGTCCATCGACACCGGCATGGGCCTGGAGCGCATCGCCGCGGTGATGCAGGGCGTGCACTCGAACTACGAGATCGACCTGTTCCAGAACCTGCTCGAGGCGGCGGCCCGGGCCACCGGTCATGACGACACGTCCACGCCCTCGCTGCGCGTGATCGCCGACCACATCCGCTCCTGCGCCTTCCTGATCACCGACGGCGTGCTGCCCTCCAACGAGGGGCGCGGCTATGTGCTGCGTCGGATCATCCGCCGCGCGGTGCGTCACGGACACAAGCTGGGTGCCCAGGGTCGCTTCTTCCACAAGCTGGTGGGCGCGCTGGACGCCGAGATGGGCGAGGCCTACCCGGAGCTGCGCGAGGCGCGCCACCAGATCGAGCGCGTGCTGCTGAAGGAAGAGGAGCAGTTCGCCCGCACCCTGGATCACGGCATGGGCTTGCTCGAGGAGGCGCTGGCCGGCCTCGAGGGCGACACCCTGCCGGGCGAGACGGTGTTCAAGCTCTATGACACCTACGGCTTCCCCTACGACCTGACCGCCGACGTCTGCCGCGAGCGCGGCGTGACCCTCGACGAGGCCGGCTTCGAGCGCGAGCTGGAGGCCCAGCGCGAACGCGCCCGGGCGGCCAGCCAGTTCGGTGCCGCCTACGAGGCCTCGCTCGATCTGGAAGGCGAGACCGACTTCACCGGCTACGAGCGTCTCGAGGACCAGGCCGCGGTCACCGCCATCGTCGACCGCGAGGGCAATCCGCTGGACGGCCTCGAGGTCGAGCAGCGCGGCATGGTGGTGCTGGATCGCACGCCCTTCTACGCCGAATCCGGCGGCCAGGTGGGTGACACCGGTTACCTCGAGTTCGACGGCGGCCGCTTCCTGGTCACCGATACCCAGAAGCAGAGCGGTCACCACCTGCATCACGGCGTGCTGCTCGAGGGCGCGCTGGCGGTGGGCGACGCGGTGACGCCGCGGGTCGATGCCAGCCTGCGCGCGGCCAGCGTGCGTAATCACTCGGCGACTCACCTGATGCACGAGGCGCTGCGCATCGTGCTCGGCGAGCACGTCGAGCAGAAGGGCTCGCTGGTGACGCCCGAGCGCCTGCGCTTCGATTTCAGCCACTTCGAGCCGGTGACCGCCGAGCAGCTGGCCGAGATCGAGCGACTGGTCAACGAGCAGGTGCTGGCCAACGCCGACACCCGCATCGAGCACATGACCCTGGACGAAGCCAAGGCGAAGGGCGCCGCGGCGCTGTTCGAAGCCAAGTACGCCGACAGCGTGCGGGTGCTGACCATCGGCGCCGACGACTTCTCGATCGAGCTGTGCGGTGGCACCCACGTGCGTCGCAGCGGCGACATCGGCTGCTTCCATATCGTCAGCGAGGCCGGCGTGGCCTCCGGCGTGCGCCGCATCGAGGCCATCACCGGCGAGGCCGCGCTGGCCTACTTCCGCGAGCAGGAAGCGCGGGTGTCACGCATCGGCGAGCGTCTCAAGGCCAAGCCCGAGCAGGTCGAGGAGCGCGTCGAATCGCTGGTCGAGCGCAATCGCGGCCTGGAGAAGGAGCTCGAGCGGCTCAAGGCCAAGCTGGCCAGCGCCGCCGGCAACGACCTGCTCGACGAGGCCCGTGAGGTCAAGGGCGTCAAGGTCCTGGCCAAGCGCCTGGAAGGCGTCTCGGGCAAGGAGCTGCGCGGCATGCTCGACCAGCTCAAGAACAAGCTGGGCTCCGGCATCGTGGTGCTCGGCGTGGCCGACGAGGCCGCCGGCAAGGTCAGCCTGATCGCCGGCGTCACCGACGACCTCACCGCCAGGGTCAAGGCCGGTGCGCTGGTCAACCACGTGGCCGGCCAGGTCGGCGGCAAGGGCGGCGGCCGACCCGACATGGCCCAGGCCGGCGGCAGCGATGCCGCGGCCCTGCCGGCGGCGCTGGAGAGCGTCCCGGCCTGGGTCGAGGAGGCGCTCTAG
- a CDS encoding regulatory protein RecX: MAGPVRSEDATPRDDAIRLLARREYARAELRDRLAAKGHAPEAVEACLDALVEQGLQSDVRFAESFLRSRVARGQGPVRIRAELSRRGVDDATARGAFDEAGGEVDWFELAATTLARRFSGPGQEPRERARRERFLAGRGFDFDQLRHAMNHAWDDA, from the coding sequence ATGGCGGGCCCTGTGCGATCGGAGGATGCCACGCCCCGCGACGATGCCATCCGCCTGCTGGCCCGGCGCGAGTATGCCCGGGCCGAGCTGCGCGACCGCCTGGCTGCCAAGGGCCACGCGCCCGAGGCGGTCGAGGCATGCCTCGACGCGCTGGTCGAGCAGGGGCTGCAGTCCGACGTGCGCTTCGCCGAGAGTTTCCTGCGCTCCCGGGTCGCTCGCGGCCAGGGGCCGGTGCGCATCCGCGCCGAGCTCTCCCGCCGCGGCGTCGATGACGCCACCGCTCGTGGCGCCTTCGACGAGGCCGGCGGCGAGGTCGACTGGTTCGAGCTCGCCGCCACGACCCTGGCCCGGCGTTTCTCCGGCCCCGGCCAGGAACCCCGCGAGCGTGCCCGTCGCGAACGCTTCCTGGCCGGCCGCGGCTTCGATTTCGACCAGCTCCGGCATGCCATGAACCATGCCTGGGACGACGCCTGA
- the recA gene encoding recombinase RecA — translation MAQDDNRSKALNAALSQIERQFGKGTVMRLGDTPRVVMPSVSTGSLGLDIALGIGGLPFGRVVEIFGPESSGKTTLTLSVIAQAQKQGKTCAFIDAEHALDPSYAEKLGVNLDDLLVSQPDTGEQALEICDMLVRSGGVDVIIIDSVAALTPRAEIEGEMGDSHVGLQARLMSQALRKITGNIKNANCMVVFINQIRMKIGVMFGSPETTTGGNALKFYSSVRLDIRRTGSVKQGDEVTGNETRVKVVKNKVSPPFRQAEFQILYGKGIYHAGEVVDLGVQCGLVDKAGAWYSYQGSKIGQGKANAAQFLEDNPAIMEEIESQIRAQLLSTPEPKEESAEAEADTDAGGESS, via the coding sequence ATGGCTCAGGACGACAATCGTTCCAAGGCGCTCAACGCCGCGCTTTCCCAGATCGAGCGCCAGTTCGGCAAGGGCACCGTGATGCGCCTGGGCGATACCCCGCGCGTGGTGATGCCGTCGGTATCCACCGGTTCCCTGGGGCTGGACATCGCCCTGGGCATCGGCGGCCTGCCCTTCGGCCGCGTGGTCGAGATCTTCGGCCCGGAATCCTCGGGCAAGACCACCCTGACCCTGTCGGTGATCGCCCAGGCCCAGAAGCAGGGCAAGACCTGCGCCTTCATCGACGCCGAGCACGCCCTCGACCCGAGCTACGCCGAGAAGCTCGGCGTCAACCTCGATGACCTGCTAGTCTCTCAGCCGGATACCGGCGAGCAGGCCCTCGAGATCTGCGACATGCTGGTGCGCTCCGGTGGTGTCGACGTGATCATCATCGACTCGGTGGCGGCGCTGACCCCGCGCGCCGAGATCGAAGGCGAGATGGGCGACTCCCACGTCGGCCTGCAGGCGCGGCTGATGTCCCAGGCGCTGCGCAAGATCACCGGCAACATCAAGAACGCCAACTGCATGGTGGTGTTCATCAACCAGATCCGCATGAAGATCGGCGTGATGTTCGGCAGCCCCGAGACCACCACCGGCGGCAACGCGCTCAAGTTCTACTCCAGCGTGCGCCTCGACATCCGCCGCACCGGCTCGGTCAAGCAGGGCGACGAGGTCACCGGCAACGAGACCCGGGTCAAGGTGGTCAAGAACAAGGTCTCGCCGCCGTTCCGCCAGGCCGAGTTCCAGATCCTCTACGGCAAGGGCATCTACCACGCCGGCGAGGTGGTCGACCTGGGCGTGCAGTGCGGCCTGGTCGACAAGGCCGGCGCCTGGTACAGCTACCAGGGCAGCAAGATCGGCCAGGGCAAGGCCAACGCCGCCCAGTTCCTCGAGGACAACCCGGCGATCATGGAAGAGATCGAGAGCCAGATCCGCGCCCAGCTGCTGTCCACGCCGGAGCCCAAGGAAGAGAGCGCCGAGGCCGAGGCGGACACCGACGCGGGCGGCGAGTCGTCCTGA
- a CDS encoding CinA family protein, whose amino-acid sequence MSVSPQTRRLAERLGALCRERGASVATAESCTGGGVANAITEIAGSSDYFETGYVTYSNAAKTRLLGVPEALLERVGAVSHEVVEAMVAGACAESGADLAVAISGVAGPGGGSAEKPVGTVWLAWGAPGRVRTERHHFAGERDAVRDQAVNAALEGLIAELENG is encoded by the coding sequence ATGTCCGTATCGCCCCAGACGCGCCGTCTCGCCGAACGCCTCGGCGCGCTGTGCCGCGAGCGCGGCGCGAGCGTCGCCACCGCCGAGTCCTGCACCGGCGGCGGGGTGGCGAATGCCATCACCGAGATCGCCGGCAGCTCGGACTACTTCGAGACCGGCTACGTGACCTATTCCAACGCCGCCAAGACGCGCCTGCTGGGCGTGCCCGAGGCGCTGCTCGAGCGCGTCGGGGCGGTCAGTCACGAGGTGGTCGAGGCCATGGTGGCCGGCGCCTGCGCCGAGAGCGGCGCCGATCTGGCCGTGGCCATCAGCGGCGTGGCCGGCCCCGGCGGCGGCAGCGCCGAGAAGCCGGTGGGCACGGTGTGGCTGGCCTGGGGCGCCCCGGGCCGGGTGCGCACCGAGCGTCACCACTTCGCCGGCGAGCGTGACGCGGTGCGCGATCAGGCCGTGAACGCCGCCCTCGAGGGGCTGATCGCCGAGCTGGAAAACGGCTAG
- the mutS gene encoding DNA mismatch repair protein MutS codes for MSQASAKPHTPMMTQYLKIKREHPQVLLFYRMGDFYELFFDDAKRAAALLDITLTQRGQSAGQPIPMAGVPYHSAEGYLARLVAAGESVAICEQMGDPAAAKGPVERKVVRIVTPGTLYDEALLDARRDNLVVAIHSTGERWGLAWLELSSGRFSVLEVEGEAEMLAELTRLDPAELLVADCLSLPPSLEERRGLRRQSDWLFDLESATRTLCDQFAVQDLRGFGCAHLEAALTAAGVLIDYARDTQRSQLPHVTAIGVESRDDAVVIDAASRRNLEIDVNLGGGSDNTLASVLDTTATAMGSRLLKRWLNRPLRDRDQVGARQAAVAALLDRDGYLPLGETLKAIGDVERILARVALYSARPRDLARLRDALAALPELKAELAEYEDGTALDELKRHIRPYPALADTLGRALVENPPVVIRDGGVIAEGFDAELDEHRGLAEHAGDYLVQLETRERERTGLTGLKVGYNRVHGYYIEIPRAQAREAPVDYIRRQTLKNAERFIIPELKEFEDKALSAKSRALAREKLLYDGLLDDLNAELAPLQATGRSLAALDVLAALAERARSLDLARPALPEAPGLDIRGGRHPVVERVSEAPFVPNDMVMDDARRMLVITGPNMGGKSTYMRQAALITLLAHTGSFVPADSASIGPVDRIFTRIGSSDDLAGGRSTFMVEMTETANILHNATDHSLVLMDEIGRGTSTFDGLSLAWASAEHLTRTRAFTLFATHYFEMTALAEQAESVANVHLTAAEHRDGIVFMHRVEDGPASQSYGLQVAQLAGVPQGVIARAREKLATLEQQEVDQGQRAPVEPREGEEASPQQADLFASAPHPMVESLSGLALDELSPRQALEWLYRWQESL; via the coding sequence ATGTCACAGGCCAGCGCCAAGCCGCACACGCCCATGATGACCCAGTATCTGAAGATCAAGCGCGAGCATCCCCAGGTGCTGCTCTTCTACCGCATGGGCGACTTCTACGAACTCTTCTTCGACGACGCCAAGCGCGCCGCGGCGCTGCTGGACATCACCCTGACCCAGCGCGGCCAGTCGGCCGGCCAGCCGATTCCCATGGCCGGCGTGCCCTACCACAGCGCCGAGGGCTACCTGGCGCGCCTGGTCGCCGCCGGCGAGTCGGTGGCCATCTGCGAGCAGATGGGCGACCCGGCCGCCGCCAAGGGCCCGGTGGAGCGCAAGGTGGTGCGCATCGTCACCCCCGGCACCCTCTACGACGAGGCGCTGCTCGACGCCCGCCGCGACAACCTGGTGGTGGCGATCCATTCGACCGGCGAGCGCTGGGGGCTTGCCTGGCTGGAACTCTCCAGCGGGCGCTTCAGCGTGCTCGAGGTGGAGGGCGAGGCCGAGATGCTGGCCGAGCTGACCCGCCTCGATCCGGCGGAGCTGCTGGTGGCCGACTGCCTGAGCCTTCCGCCGTCGCTCGAGGAGCGTCGCGGCCTGCGCCGCCAGAGCGACTGGCTGTTCGACCTGGAATCGGCCACCCGCACCCTGTGCGACCAGTTCGCCGTGCAGGACCTGCGCGGCTTCGGCTGCGCCCATCTGGAGGCCGCACTCACCGCCGCCGGGGTGCTGATCGACTACGCCCGCGACACCCAGCGCTCGCAGCTGCCCCATGTCACCGCCATCGGCGTCGAGAGCCGCGACGACGCCGTGGTGATCGACGCCGCCAGCCGCCGCAACCTGGAGATCGACGTCAACCTGGGCGGCGGCAGCGACAACACTCTGGCCAGCGTGCTCGACACCACCGCCACCGCCATGGGCTCGCGGCTGCTCAAGCGCTGGCTCAACCGCCCGCTGCGCGACCGCGATCAGGTCGGCGCCCGCCAGGCCGCCGTGGCCGCCCTGCTCGACCGTGACGGTTACCTGCCGCTGGGCGAGACGCTCAAGGCGATCGGCGACGTGGAGCGCATCCTGGCCCGGGTGGCGCTGTACAGCGCCCGCCCCCGGGATCTCGCCCGGCTGCGCGACGCCCTGGCGGCGCTGCCCGAACTCAAGGCCGAGCTCGCCGAGTACGAGGACGGCACCGCGCTGGACGAGCTCAAGCGCCATATCCGCCCCTATCCCGCGCTCGCCGACACCCTGGGCCGCGCGCTGGTCGAGAACCCGCCGGTGGTGATCCGCGACGGCGGCGTGATCGCCGAGGGCTTCGACGCCGAGCTCGACGAGCATCGCGGCCTGGCCGAGCACGCCGGCGACTACCTGGTGCAGCTGGAAACCCGCGAACGCGAGCGCACCGGGCTGACCGGCCTCAAGGTCGGCTACAACCGGGTCCATGGCTACTACATCGAGATTCCCCGCGCCCAGGCCCGCGAGGCGCCGGTGGACTACATCCGCCGCCAGACGCTGAAGAACGCCGAGCGCTTCATCATCCCCGAGCTCAAGGAGTTCGAGGACAAGGCGCTGTCGGCCAAGTCCCGCGCCCTGGCCCGGGAGAAGCTGCTCTACGACGGCCTGCTCGACGACCTCAACGCCGAACTGGCCCCGCTGCAGGCCACCGGCCGCTCCCTGGCCGCCCTGGACGTGCTGGCCGCGCTGGCCGAGCGCGCGCGTTCGCTGGACCTGGCTCGCCCGGCGCTGCCGGAGGCGCCGGGCCTCGACATCCGCGGCGGCCGCCACCCGGTGGTCGAGCGGGTCAGCGAGGCGCCCTTCGTGCCCAACGACATGGTGATGGACGACGCGCGGCGCATGCTGGTGATCACCGGCCCCAACATGGGCGGCAAGTCCACCTACATGCGCCAGGCGGCGCTGATCACCCTGCTCGCCCACACCGGCAGCTTCGTGCCGGCCGACAGCGCGAGCATCGGCCCGGTGGATCGCATCTTCACCCGCATCGGCTCCTCCGACGACCTGGCCGGCGGCCGCTCGACCTTCATGGTGGAGATGACCGAGACCGCCAACATCCTGCACAACGCCACCGACCACAGCCTGGTGCTGATGGACGAGATCGGCCGCGGTACCAGCACCTTCGACGGCCTGTCGCTGGCCTGGGCCAGCGCCGAACACCTGACCCGCACCCGCGCCTTCACGCTGTTCGCCACTCACTACTTCGAGATGACCGCGCTGGCCGAACAGGCCGAGAGCGTGGCCAACGTGCATCTGACGGCGGCGGAGCACCGTGACGGCATCGTCTTCATGCACCGAGTGGAGGACGGCCCGGCCAGCCAGAGTTACGGCCTGCAGGTCGCCCAGCTGGCCGGCGTGCCCCAGGGCGTGATCGCCCGGGCCCGGGAGAAGCTCGCGACGCTGGAGCAGCAGGAGGTCGACCAGGGCCAGCGCGCGCCGGTGGAACCCCGCGAAGGCGAAGAGGCGTCACCGCAGCAGGCGGATCTGTTCGCCAGCGCCCCGCATCCGATGGTGGAGAGCCTCTCGGGGCTGGCGCTGGACGAGCTGAGCCCACGCCAGGCACTGGAATGGCTGTACCGGTGGCAGGAGAGCCTGTAG
- the fdxA gene encoding ferredoxin FdxA: protein MTFVVTENCIKCKYTDCVEVCPVDCFYEGPNFLVIHPDECIDCALCEPECPAEAIFSEDELPEGQEQFIEINAELAETWPNITEKKDPLPDAEEWDGKPGKADQLER, encoded by the coding sequence ATGACATTCGTCGTCACCGAAAACTGCATCAAGTGCAAGTACACCGACTGTGTCGAGGTCTGCCCGGTGGACTGCTTCTATGAAGGACCCAACTTCCTGGTGATCCACCCCGACGAGTGCATCGACTGCGCGCTGTGCGAGCCCGAGTGCCCGGCCGAGGCGATCTTCTCCGAGGACGAGCTACCGGAAGGCCAGGAACAGTTCATCGAGATCAACGCCGAGCTGGCGGAGACGTGGCCGAACATCACCGAGAAGAAGGACCCGCTGCCCGACGCCGAGGAATGGGACGGCAAGCCCGGCAAGGCGGACCAGCTGGAGCGCTGA